The genomic region ctctcctctcaagccatctcatgttgacatttgtcatcctaggattgggttaaaagccttcacatggatcataaacccatcaatcctagcccttgttgagattactcaatctcaaccatccatttctctatttttcctataaataaagcccatttccttcatatccagatccagaaatcttgtatgcatctaatctatactaaatttgagagagcattttaggagtaaatcataatctacattgttattttggttaaaatcaatatagcttaattaggctttctcatatttagcttgcatttgcatagtcttgtaatcatttttcataaatcttgaatcttcataagacttTCATAGTAGTtcaaaaagctgagggctacactcatgtggaccttggagaggagaggaataggggaggagcaactatgagcatgtttgaGAGCATTTGGGAGTGTTTTTTATCTTTTCTCCATTTTGTATTCTttctttaatatgttttatatctctcttgatatgcatgcttaggatggTAGTTTCCTGTGTATTTCATTTATGATTGATACTAATAACACTAACATTTGACTGTGCTTGTCTtgtgtgttcctaacatcctttttgcagtgcatcactTGGTAATACACAAAACAAATGATAGGCATTGTGTTAGGCACTAGTGCTTAAGTGCTTAGGAATGAGCATTGGGTGTATTGTGCTTAGCCCCAAATGGTGACTAGTGGGATGACCTATTGTATGTGTATGTAGACCTAAAAACAAATTTATAACAATAAGAAGGATACATGGATCTATAAACTACttgatcaaaatatttttttattaaataataaaatttttatATCATAAAATATTTTACCACAAGAAATTTAGGAGTACTAaaataaaattccataaatttttTTAATGATGTAAATACCTATGTAAAATATTTGAATGTAAGATGATTGGGCTAAGGAGGGTGACAAGAGAGGGCGAGAGGGTGTAGAGAATAGACtaaatttgattataactagagtaTATTAAATTTAGAGTCAATCATAATAGATTATATGCCTTTTTGGACTCAATCAATAGGTCAAATTTAGACTAGGATGCACCCataaaataatgataaaatattTACTTCACCATAAGGACTTATAGGAGAAATAATCTTCTACAAAATCAACAAAGAATTCTATATTGCCAAAGAATGATACAAGCATACAAGATAATGCATGAtccaagatgttttaataaaaaaatgaaGCCTTTCTTATAAAGGTATGGTGGGAGATAGGACAATGTATGATAATAAAATATGTCATTTTATATGGCATGAGATTAAAAAAGATAACTATGGTAAGTATGGGCCCTAAATATGCCGTAAAACTGCCTTAAGTAAACTTAGAAACCTAGGTATGAATATGTCCCTAAAAATAAACAGTTGCGAAATAACTTCATTTGTCCCAAATTGTTCAATAAATCAATTATATTCTTATttgacaatcattgcagtccatcaTACCTCATAGATCCCTAGATCCTCCTATTAATTATGTATGGGGAGATAATGGTATAATGAGATTAATTATCTAATATTATTAACTACTAAATGAAATTAACATGATAAAATCGATAAATCATTAATGTGACAAGACAACACGAATAATTTCACATCAAAATTAGTTGATTGACAATTCATGATATAATTGATAGGTTGGAATGATGATCTTAGTTGATAGCCAAAGATTGGAATGATTAAAAGGTGATGAATATAATAAAGTTAAGGTGACAACATATAGGTGCTCTTAGGGCTCATAATTTTAATTTAAGAGGGAtatcattatttaaattttatttatttatttgaagtagATAGAAATAGTGTtatttagttttagattttttttgtttgGCTAGTATCTATGGTAGATGTTGTTTCTTAAGTGGTCGTTTCATATGCTATTGTttctaaacaattttatttttcaataatactTTCTATCTTGGTCTTTCTTTTTTGACCTATAATGCTCTAAACTATATGGGTTGTGGCCCTTTCCTCAACTAATGTTGATAAAAATTAATGGattgaaattatttttaaattttatttaataatcaGATGGAAATCAATTTCATTTATTTAACTTAGTAATCAGACAAAAGGGGATTTATATTCAAATTAATAACAAGACataagaatatttaattaattggtatGTGAGTTGGCCTAGGTGGTGGGTTTTCTCCCTATTGGTCTCGAGTTCGAATCTATTCTCAGATTTAAGAGGGGGGGTTGCTTGCAGGCTATGGATTCTACCCCTAGGGACTAGTCTCATGTCAACTCACCTTGTTCACTATGTTGGGTCACGGAAATATCCTtagtatatataaaagaaaaatatttaatttattgaatTTAATAATGGTGTGAAAatagatttgatttatttaatttcataATGGAATGGTActgatatttaatttaataatagagTTTAGATAGATTTAGTTTAGATAATTAGTTATATGTATTTGATGAGTGAGGTGAATAAAGGGACCTTTGTTGATAAAATACTTAGTTATTGAAACACATTTATTTATTGTAACGATGATTAGACATTAATTCAAATATGCTATTTACAACTACAATAAAATGAAATTTTGCCTCCATTATATGTACACAATTCATTTCCTCATGAGTAAGACCATGAATATAATATTGTTACTAGATATTAGCTAATTGATCTTGTTTAATGATGTTTAATacaatgattttattttttggcaaaaaggttaaaaataaattaattcaaaGATTCAAAGAGAATACATAAAGATTCCTAGATAGTCATAGCTATCACAATGAGAAAATAAGTAGGAACCAAAAAGGTCTCTCAACAAACTATCAAGTCCAAAAGCTCATGACCCTAAGAAAAATTGAAACAAAGGAACAATGATTAACCCACATCATTATAAGGCAAATTTAAAAACTAAGTAATATTGAAATATTCAAACTTATTTTTGagtttagtttttatttttatttttatttttattttgtagaatttatCTTATTAAAATACATAACCTTATCATATATTTGTTAAAATAaactatatttaattttaaaataataagaaCATCATTTTCATATTTTCCTTAATATTACCCATTTCCAGTCTAATTTATGTTGATTATATAAATATTTACCATTTAATTAGATTGTATGTTTGACAACTCAAAAAAAATCAATATAACTTAATTAGACACTGATAAATAAATTGAGAATCTCAATCAATATCACAGTCAACAATCCATTATATTTTTCATTTAGTTTGCTCTAAATTTCAAACCATCCTTTTCTGTGGCTTTCCTACTTTTCTAAACTTTGTAAAGGTGGCCATGCTTGACAATCCAAAACCTTTACAATATGCATTCAAAGAAGACTCGTTATGCCAGTCAATGAAATCTGGAGGAAAAAACGTTTAGAGATTATCGATGAATTTCAATGTCGACACCGTCATTCCAATCCAAAATATATGGCGTTTCAAAAGGAAGTTGGCGTGTTTGACTATCCAAGATGGCTACCTGCACCACCGACAGTTTCCTCATATATCCCACTGCCCCCACACAGACTATCCATAATCTTCGTCAATACATatctaatttatattttatttttatataaattaattcTGATTATATTTTCTATCTTATAGTTTTATTATTATGTTTAAATTAAGTACATTTAAAATAAAACAGTTCTAAAATAAATAGttattttatttcagttttagatatATCTTTGTATAAATATGTGTATTACAATTTAATGTAAATATATGTTTTATCTTGTGTAATTTGTTTATAATCATTTAAAGTTCAATTAGTTAATATTGTACATAATATATGACAACTTATTCATtttgtcattttcttttctattcttTTAAATGAACATAAAAAGAATCATCATCTTAAAGCTGATATTTCACAAGATTCATGTTATACAACAATACTTCCATTAATTGTAATCATGCAACCATCCTCAATGTCATCCTCCATCAAGGTATCACACCTCTCCTCTTTAAGATAACTAGAAGAATTAGGGATGGAAGAAACTAATGCAATATGACTAGCATATCTCCTAGGAGGTATAATCACATATGAGCATATCAACATGCTAttgttatatttatattatttgaaatttttatttttatgagtATGGAAACAATTATAACGATGTAATTTGCAATAACATAGATGCAATTAGATGAAAGGGATGTGCTAGAATTTTAAGCTATCCATAAGATAAGAACTAGGATACAAGTAGGGATAGTCATTATCATTTTATAGATATTAACAAAATGGGTGGTTAAATGGTTTATACATGTTCATTTATTTTCATCTATGATCAatttttttcttatgttttttgTTTTAAAGTTTATTCTCTTAAATAAAGTGGGACACATGTGACCAATCATCCCTTTGGTCATGCTCGTTTTCTTCTACAAGGTTATCAAAGACACTTCACTAAAGTGACTTCCAATTAGAAATAAGCAACTTTATAACTTTGTTGAATAGAATCCTAGGTAACCcaaatgcaaaataattttaccCATGGATATCCCCTTTTATATAAGTTATTATTTAGAGCAAACACAATATCCACTATGCaaacttattttatatatatatttcattattaAGATAAACTAGGTTTTTATAGGGCCCAAACCCGGTTACAAAGAAAAGAGGCTACCAAGGGTGTAAGCGACTACAAAAAAGAAGAATCAAAGTAGTGGAAATAACTAATTGATAGGACAACACTTCTAAATTGAAACAAAAATGAACTACAAAAATTAGCAGATCCAACTATCAATAGGTAAAAAGATAAAGACAAATAGTAAATCAAGACAATCAATTACAGTTATAGTTGCGGCCCAACTTGAACCCCAATGGAAAATTTTATGAGGGAGGAACCATTAAGgactgtattttttttattttgacaaaCAATTGTCTAGGATGTGTCATCTTTCTAAGTAATATTCCTTAGAGAAGGGGAGGAATCTTCCACATAATATATTGAAGAAGCCCTAGCTAGATGAACATTTAGTTTGGATGGAGAACCATCACAAATTGGAAACTAAGCATTAGGGACCATCGAAGAGAGAGGACATTATTCCAAGCCCCTACATGTAGGGGCAATGTGAGTAGCAGCCTAGGTAGTTGAACCAACTGAAGCAACAAGTGAAGGGGACACTGAATAAATTTAGTTCTCCATGTCCGCAATTGAAGTATTAGGGCACACTATGAGATGGTGATGACAAATATTCTTCCACTAGATGGAGGAAAACTGCCAATGAGACCCACGAGGACAAGTAGAGGTCATATGTCTAGTAGAAAAATAGTGTATGTGGTAGAATGAAATACCCTTATAGTCAACTATCTGAGCCCAAGGTTGCTTACCCACCTAGAATGATCTTTCTTGGAAACACCTTTGAAAGATCCATATCTACATACAATTGTTTGAGGTTCAAGATACACAACAATTATATATAGTGTCTTATCTTGTGCATTAATTTTGCAAATAGACAGTTTTCCTAGTATTGAATAAATTTGAGGTCATCATTCCAAAAGAGGAAAAAGAATATGGACATTACGAAGTTAAATGAAGCCAAGAAATATTTGATGGTTAACAATGGATTCATATTGTCGAATCATTCTTCTCTATAAATGATTTTAATAAGTGTATTTTTTGTAAACCATTACAACTTGGGGGAACTAGCTCATCAAATTCTCAAATTTTACATACACAAAGGTAGGAGCTATATAGGAAAACCATACTAATTCCCTATGTTTGTAAGTGATAAGTCAATGTTTCTTGAATTGTGCAATTAATTGTGTGATTTCTGAAACTTCTTTCCATAATGTACAAATAAGACATCGAATTTCCTTTATCCATTGGAATTATACATATTCTTGTCATTATAATGTTaacaaataaaagacaaaaattGGAAAGAAAGAactatattttttaagaaaaaatctATATTTGACCTATAAGAATTCATGGATAAAATAGATGGATTCTTATATAAACATcaacataaaattaaatattattcagATTATTGTGATGATTAatgtaaaattcaatttttgaaaaaatgatctAAATATTTTAAGAAAACAAACTACTTTGGAACATTTTTATAAATCACAATAATATGGGTTGCTTGCTTGTTTGTAGTTTTTAGTTTCTAGTCTATTTTTGTTGTCTTGATGTTGCGTTGCAGctgttgtttttgtttgttgttttctcacTGTTTTTGTTTTGGGTTGTTCTTTGCTATCCTTCTATGCTTATCACTCTACCTTTCTTAATGTAAAAAGTTTTGAATCCTTTTGAAACCTTTCTTaccttaataaaatatatcaatttaACAAAAGGAATTACATGAGGCTCAATTATTTTTAAATTAGTTCATATAGAATAATGAGTATACCCAAGAATATGCTTAATGATGATGCCTAATATTTAATTTAAGATGAATGATTCAATCAACTCattctaaaaataaattaataatatatcaAGAAGAATGACTTTATTAAGAATATGAGCTAGAAGGTTATCAATAGAAGTTTCACCTACAATTCAAAAGGTAAAACTTCTAATGCGCCTTAGTTACAAATAAAGAAAGATGTGCCCATCTTAGAAGTCACCGCTTACATAAGATCTTTCGATAAAGAATATAGAATAAGCTTCTCTATAAATGTAGAGCCATTGAAGAGTAGAAGAAGTCCAAATTAATGTTCAAATATGAAAAACATGCAAATAAGGATATTGAAATTATTTCTATTGAAATGCATGTTTCCTCTCAAATTTTCAGCCATCCTGCTTCTCCTTCTCATTGATTCCCTAAGACACCAATTatgataatttaaaattaaattttcatttttcataATATCCATTGGggtttgcataatattttacaGGAGAGCAGTGCAGTATTAATTTTGTAGGAAAAAATATTCGACCATTGAGATATATACAAAACCCAAAATCTTACACACAGCCTGATAGCTTGATTAACTAGATCTGTTCTGACTGATATTGGGTGCAATTCATCAGAAGTTCAAATCCATTCTAGAAAATTAAAAGCTTTATCTCAAAGCCAAAATGTTACATGTTAGTAAGTCTCTGTTCCAAGTAGAAGATAAACTCTCTACATAACTAGCAAACAGAAAGGACTAAGACTTCTTAATAGAACTTATAAAGGACCGTAAGATGCAAGTGCTTCTGTGGAATTGGCCTTGTGCAGCAGGTCTGATATGGTAGATGTTAAATTGGAACCAGCTGCAACTCCCATGCGTGATATCTGATATCTATAGCGCGCTATCAACAATATCTACCGGTCTGTTTGAAGAAGCTGACCCCACACAAATTCGCAAGTGTGTGTCTGCTACAAACATGTCATCACTTCCTTTTAACAATCTCTAATATATCAGATTTCAATAACTACAAACATTTCCTTTTAGATAAACTCCAGCCGAATCCATACTCTGAAACCTTTTAACAATCTCTAATATATCAGATTTCAATAACTACAAACATTTCCTTTTAGATGAACTCCAACCGAATCCATACTctgcaatcaatttcattcaaaaaattctcaaaagattATTAGAAATGAAAATGCCACTATGAAGAAGACGCAAAAAAGTTTACCTGAAGCAATATAACCAACGTTGTTGTGCCCGGTGAATCTAACGAGGTATCCTTCCCCATAAGTTATTGTGAGATAGATGAAGCTTCTCCAACATCCGACATCCCTCTAAACTCGCAGGTATTTCCCCTGTTAGCTGCTTGTGGTGAAGATAAATATATCTTAGCTGCTGGAGGCCGCCAAGAAAATCTGGTAAACTTCCACTAAGCTGGTTTTCTGACAATTGAAAGACCTCTAACATTCGACATCTCTCTAAAGTTACAGGGATCTCCCCTGTTAACTTGTTCTGCTCAAGATAAAGATTTATGAGCTGCCGGAGGGTACTAAAAGAATCTGGTATGTTTCCACTAAGCTGGTTTGCAGACAACTCTAAATTAGTCAGTTTTGACAAATTTCCTAAAGAGCCGGGAATGACGCCTGATAAATTATTTGTAAAGAGGTGAAGCCACTGAAGCTTAGTAAGCATGCCCAATTCAGGAGGAATGGGGCCTTCAAGATGGTTGGCTGACAAGACCAAAACAGTCAATCTGGATAGATTTCCTAAAGAGGTGGGAATGGTGCCTGTTAAGTTATTATTGTAAAGATAAAGAGTCTCCAGGTGAGTGAGCATGCCCAATTCAGGACGAATGGGGCCTTCGAGATGGCTTCCGGATAAGTCTAAATCTGTCAATGTTGAGAGATTTCCTAAGAATCTGGGAATGGTTCCTGATAAGTTATTAAGAGAAAGGTAAAGAACTTGCAAGTGAGTGAGCATGCCCAATTCAGACGGAATGGTACCTTTaagatcattttctgacaagattAGCGTTCTCAATTTTAAGAGATTTCCTAAACAGGTGGGAATGGCACCTGTAGGATTATTTTCTGCCAATTCTAGATCTCTCAAATTTGAGAGATTTCCTAAAGAGCTGGGAATGCTACCTGATAAGTTATTTCTATAAAAGAGAAGAACCTGTAGGTGGCTTAGCATGCCCACGATCATTTTCTGCCAATTCTAGATCTCTGATGTTTGAGAGATTTCCTAAAGAGCTGGGAATATTGCCTGATAAGTTATTTGAATAAAGGTAAAGAACCTGCAGGTGAGTGAGCATGCCCAAATTTGGGGGAATGGCACCTGTGACATCATTTTCATACAAATCCAATTGAACTAAGGTGTATAGACTGCCTAAAGATTGGT from Cryptomeria japonica chromosome 3, Sugi_1.0, whole genome shotgun sequence harbors:
- the LOC131069582 gene encoding LRR receptor-like serine/threonine-protein kinase FLS2; the encoded protein is MIVGMLSHLQVLLFYRNNLSGSIPSSLGNLSNLRDLELAENNPTGAIPTCLGNLLKLRTLILSENDLKGTIPSELGMLTHLQVLYLSLNNLSGTIPRFLGNLSTLTDLDLSGSHLEGPIRPELGMLTHLETLYLYNNNLTGTIPTSLGNLSRLTVLVLSANHLEGPIPPELGMLTKLQWLHLFTNNLSGVIPGSLGNLSKLTNLELSANQLSGNIPDSFSTLRQLINLYLEQNKLTGEIPVTLERCRMLEVFQLSENQLSGSLPDFLGGLQQLRYIYLHHKQLTGEIPASLEGCRMLEKLHLSHNNLWGRIPR